From Aristaeella lactis, the proteins below share one genomic window:
- a CDS encoding ABC transporter substrate-binding protein, translating into MKKLFALLLAACMLMSVTAVFAEEAASADIPLVVATSTLSQKFSPYFADTAYDQDVVSMTQISMMTTDRVGGIIYNGIEGETIPYNGTDYTYYGTGDLTVNYDEATDITTYGYKMRNDLKFSDGEPVTIDDVIFTYYVYLDPAYNGSTTLSSYDIVGLQAYRTQIPEANLESVTKIANDIKAAGFGYELKEGDSFTQEEYDAYYNAATELWKNDTQGIVDYVMAKYAADYAEAQIGYTVDEVNADEGLKVALGMVMWGFGKVEEADGKKVFTTSDGKAFNLTDGERPVIDDYFNATYAAYEGNIDNYLGTESAVGATTDEIFASTMTMVAKDQGVDMDAGVPNIAGIKRVDDYTVEVQVKGFSAPAVYSILGLNITPMHYYGDPAQYDYENNKFGHPFGDLSIAQSKTDAPMGAGPYKFVKYDNRVVYYEANEYYYKGAPKTKTMQFKETNAAEVASAVQTGTADGGEMTGSKTNFELLKSFNSNNEVTGDVVTTYSVANLGYGYIGINADTVNVAGEPGSEASKNLRKGLATILAVYRDTAFDSYYGDAAAVINYPISSTSWAAPQATDEGYRVAYSVDAEGNDIYTAEMSAEDKYEAAKKAAIGFFKAAGYTFDEAAGKFTEAPEGASLSYEVIIPGDGTGDHPSFAVLTDAREALGSFGIELKINDPADSNVLWDALDAGTQNLWCAAWGSTIDPDMYQVYHSSNIVGKGGSDSNHYHIQSEKLDEMILNARQSSDQAYRKEVYKDALNEIMDWAVEIPAYQRQNIVIASSQRVNIDTVTPDVTTYWGWLSEIETLEMNATK; encoded by the coding sequence ATGAAGAAACTCTTTGCTCTGCTGTTGGCTGCATGCATGCTCATGAGCGTGACTGCCGTCTTCGCAGAAGAAGCTGCTTCCGCGGATATCCCGCTGGTTGTGGCTACGAGCACACTGTCCCAGAAATTCAGCCCCTATTTCGCTGATACTGCCTATGACCAGGATGTGGTCTCCATGACCCAGATCAGCATGATGACCACCGACCGTGTGGGCGGTATCATCTACAATGGTATTGAAGGCGAAACCATTCCCTACAACGGAACTGATTACACCTACTACGGCACCGGCGACCTGACCGTCAACTATGACGAGGCCACCGACATCACCACCTACGGCTACAAAATGCGTAACGACCTGAAGTTCTCCGATGGAGAGCCCGTAACGATTGACGACGTCATCTTCACCTACTATGTGTACCTGGATCCCGCTTACAACGGCTCCACCACACTGAGCAGCTATGACATCGTTGGTCTGCAGGCCTACCGGACCCAGATTCCGGAAGCGAACCTGGAATCCGTTACCAAGATCGCTAACGACATCAAGGCAGCCGGCTTCGGTTATGAACTGAAGGAAGGCGATTCCTTCACGCAGGAAGAATATGATGCCTATTACAATGCCGCCACTGAACTGTGGAAGAACGACACCCAGGGCATCGTTGACTACGTGATGGCGAAGTACGCCGCTGATTACGCTGAAGCCCAGATCGGCTACACTGTCGATGAAGTGAACGCTGACGAAGGCCTGAAGGTCGCTCTCGGTATGGTTATGTGGGGATTCGGCAAGGTCGAAGAAGCTGACGGCAAGAAAGTCTTCACGACTTCTGACGGCAAGGCCTTCAACCTGACCGATGGCGAGCGTCCCGTGATCGACGACTATTTCAACGCCACCTACGCTGCCTATGAAGGCAATATCGATAATTACCTGGGCACCGAATCCGCTGTCGGCGCCACCACCGATGAAATCTTTGCCAGCACGATGACCATGGTCGCTAAAGATCAGGGTGTTGACATGGATGCAGGCGTGCCGAACATTGCCGGTATCAAGCGTGTGGACGACTACACGGTTGAAGTGCAGGTGAAGGGTTTCAGCGCTCCCGCTGTTTACAGCATCCTGGGCCTGAACATCACTCCTATGCATTACTACGGCGATCCCGCCCAGTATGACTATGAGAACAACAAGTTCGGTCATCCCTTCGGCGATCTGAGCATCGCGCAGAGCAAGACCGACGCTCCCATGGGCGCCGGCCCCTACAAGTTTGTCAAGTATGACAACCGTGTTGTCTACTACGAAGCGAACGAGTACTACTACAAGGGAGCTCCGAAGACCAAGACCATGCAGTTCAAGGAAACCAACGCCGCTGAAGTTGCTTCCGCTGTGCAGACCGGCACCGCCGACGGCGGCGAAATGACCGGCAGCAAGACGAACTTCGAACTGCTGAAGAGCTTCAACAGCAACAACGAAGTGACCGGCGACGTGGTGACCACCTACAGCGTGGCCAACCTGGGCTACGGCTACATCGGTATCAACGCTGACACCGTGAACGTGGCGGGCGAACCCGGCAGCGAAGCCTCCAAGAACCTGCGCAAGGGTCTGGCGACTATCCTGGCTGTGTACCGTGACACCGCGTTTGACAGCTACTACGGCGATGCCGCGGCTGTGATCAACTACCCGATCTCCTCCACGAGCTGGGCTGCCCCGCAGGCCACCGACGAAGGATACCGCGTAGCTTACTCCGTGGATGCGGAAGGCAATGATATCTACACTGCTGAAATGTCCGCTGAAGATAAGTATGAAGCCGCCAAGAAGGCCGCTATCGGCTTCTTCAAGGCTGCCGGCTACACCTTCGATGAAGCAGCCGGTAAGTTCACCGAGGCTCCCGAAGGCGCCAGCCTGAGCTACGAAGTGATCATCCCCGGCGATGGTACCGGTGATCACCCGTCCTTCGCAGTTCTGACCGATGCCCGCGAAGCCCTTGGCTCCTTCGGCATCGAACTGAAGATCAATGACCCGGCCGATTCCAACGTGCTGTGGGATGCCCTGGATGCCGGCACCCAGAACCTGTGGTGCGCAGCGTGGGGTTCCACCATCGATCCTGATATGTATCAGGTCTATCACAGCTCCAACATCGTTGGTAAGGGCGGCAGCGACAGCAACCACTATCACATCCAGAGCGAAAAGCTGGATGAGATGATTCTGAACGCGCGCCAGAGCTCTGACCAGGCTTACCGCAAGGAAGTCTACAAAGACGCTCTGAACGAGATCATGGACTGGGCGGTCGAAATTCCTGCTTATCAGCGTCAGAACATCGTTATCGCCAGCTCTCAGCGCGTGAACATCGACACTGTCACGCCTGACGTCACCACCTACTGGGGATGGCTGAGCGAGATCGAAACGCTGGAAATGAACGCGACCAAGTAA
- a CDS encoding ABC transporter permease, with translation MWKFIVRRVFLAIVIVVLGSFIIYGVMRAMPTSFVEAMARQRAAASATTGGPTYQEWLEQLNESYEMNTNIFTGFVRWLGRVIHGDFGDSWKYGVPVIQKFQEVIWHSVALNFVTIILEVLICIPLGIKAARHQYSGFDYGITVFAMLCISLPTFFLATLLKFGFAVKLGWFDLYGMVGRFHEQLSQGGKILDIIHHMFLPVLTLAMLNIGGLTRYTRTNMLEVLNADYIRTARAKGLPEKTVINRHAFRNTLIPLVSYMSYLIPSLFSGSMITETLYQIPGIGYIAYDAMVAGDLPFTMFYSVFGLILTQISLMLADIMYAVVDPRVRVN, from the coding sequence GTGTGGAAGTTTATTGTACGAAGGGTTTTTCTGGCTATTGTAATTGTGGTGCTGGGGTCCTTCATTATCTACGGCGTAATGCGCGCCATGCCTACGAGCTTTGTGGAAGCGATGGCCCGGCAGCGGGCTGCCGCCAGCGCCACGACGGGCGGACCGACGTACCAGGAATGGCTGGAACAGCTCAATGAATCGTACGAGATGAATACCAATATCTTCACCGGCTTTGTTCGCTGGCTGGGGAGGGTGATTCATGGAGACTTTGGTGACAGCTGGAAATATGGTGTCCCGGTAATTCAGAAATTCCAGGAAGTCATCTGGCATTCCGTGGCCCTGAACTTCGTGACGATCATCCTGGAAGTACTGATCTGTATCCCGCTGGGTATCAAAGCGGCGCGGCATCAGTACAGCGGTTTTGACTACGGCATCACTGTGTTTGCGATGCTGTGTATTTCGCTGCCTACATTTTTCCTGGCAACACTGCTGAAATTCGGCTTTGCGGTCAAACTCGGATGGTTTGACCTGTATGGTATGGTCGGACGATTCCATGAGCAGTTAAGCCAGGGCGGTAAGATTCTTGATATTATCCACCACATGTTCCTGCCGGTGCTGACGCTCGCCATGCTGAACATCGGCGGCCTGACGCGGTATACCCGTACGAACATGCTGGAAGTACTTAACGCAGACTACATCCGCACTGCCCGGGCCAAGGGCCTGCCGGAAAAGACGGTCATCAACCGCCATGCTTTCCGGAACACCCTGATCCCGCTGGTAAGCTACATGAGCTACCTGATCCCGAGCCTGTTTTCCGGCTCGATGATCACGGAGACGCTGTACCAGATCCCGGGTATCGGTTATATAGCATATGACGCCATGGTGGCAGGAGACCTGCCCTTTACGATGTTCTATTCCGTGTTCGGTCTGATCCTTACCCAGATCAGCCTTATGCTGGCTGATATCATGTATGCCGTGGTGGATCCGCGGGTACGTGTGAACTGA
- a CDS encoding ABC transporter permease, with translation MSDIKNKAMEPQDQEQLALDDGRRVKVLSPGMMVFKRFIRNKLAIAGICILVFMFTFSFLGGVISPYRQDQVFYKVDAANKEYAGAVVNTDYRFTTVDGSTLSTMVRATFNSQVKGKEGSEIAFTADKNTYTAKKIDDGFYVITAGEELGTVTLLGKIVDVKPAEGKEISAELQAAASSAISSKQTAFELDGVSYTLTKDIGKSYKLSGMSEVALASMLNFDAAGNEYKKTAASYEFRRNCETAMHAGETSFTADGVEYALEIVSETDAAVRNAAGEDVAKVSNIIVNPVTNGVVLPADYKEALVDAIANKKTSFEYVNAAGETEKHTITMRANNYVIYTMQQTYLIDMYSKPSAAHPLGTDDHGMDVLTRLMYGGRISLMVGFIVMILENIIGIIVGGVSGYFGGWVDTLLMRFVDLFNSIPYYPMMIIAGAIMDSFEVNPYLRLYMMMAIMGIMGWTGVARVVRGQILSLREQDFMVATEATGIKVSRRIFRHLVPNVMPLLIVQATMGLGGIILAEATLSFLGLGIKYPLASWGSIINASSNIYVMTNCWHIWIPAGLLIVLTVLGFNFVGDGLRDAFDPKMKR, from the coding sequence ATGAGCGATATAAAGAACAAGGCAATGGAACCGCAGGACCAGGAACAGCTGGCCCTGGACGACGGCCGCCGGGTGAAGGTGCTTTCTCCCGGAATGATGGTTTTCAAACGTTTTATCCGGAACAAACTGGCGATCGCGGGAATTTGTATCCTGGTTTTCATGTTCACGTTCTCCTTCCTGGGAGGCGTGATCTCACCCTACCGCCAGGACCAGGTTTTCTACAAAGTGGACGCGGCGAACAAGGAGTATGCCGGTGCAGTGGTGAACACGGACTACCGCTTCACGACCGTGGACGGCAGCACGCTTTCCACCATGGTAAGGGCCACGTTCAACAGCCAGGTGAAGGGGAAGGAAGGCAGTGAGATTGCCTTTACCGCGGATAAAAACACCTATACCGCAAAGAAAATCGATGACGGCTTCTATGTGATCACGGCCGGTGAGGAACTGGGCACCGTGACACTGCTGGGTAAGATCGTGGATGTGAAGCCGGCGGAGGGCAAAGAGATCTCCGCTGAGCTGCAGGCCGCGGCTTCGTCAGCTATCAGCAGCAAGCAGACAGCCTTTGAACTGGATGGCGTCAGCTACACCCTGACAAAGGATATCGGCAAGAGCTACAAGCTGAGCGGAATGAGCGAAGTAGCCCTGGCCAGTATGCTGAACTTCGATGCTGCCGGAAATGAATACAAAAAGACCGCTGCGTCCTATGAATTCCGCAGGAACTGTGAGACGGCCATGCATGCCGGGGAAACCTCCTTCACAGCAGACGGAGTGGAATATGCCCTGGAGATCGTCAGCGAGACGGACGCAGCAGTGCGTAACGCTGCGGGCGAAGATGTGGCCAAGGTATCCAACATCATCGTGAACCCGGTGACGAACGGTGTGGTGCTGCCGGCTGATTATAAGGAAGCACTGGTTGACGCGATCGCCAACAAGAAGACAAGCTTCGAGTATGTGAACGCGGCCGGAGAGACAGAAAAGCATACGATCACGATGCGTGCCAACAACTACGTCATCTATACGATGCAGCAGACCTATCTGATCGACATGTATTCCAAGCCCAGCGCTGCCCATCCCCTGGGAACGGACGACCACGGCATGGATGTGCTGACCCGCCTGATGTACGGCGGCCGCATCTCCCTGATGGTGGGCTTCATCGTTATGATCCTGGAAAACATCATCGGCATCATCGTTGGCGGTGTTTCCGGATACTTCGGCGGCTGGGTGGATACGCTGCTGATGCGTTTTGTGGACCTGTTCAACTCGATCCCGTATTACCCGATGATGATCATTGCCGGCGCGATCATGGACAGCTTTGAGGTTAACCCATACCTGCGATTGTACATGATGATGGCGATCATGGGTATCATGGGCTGGACGGGCGTGGCCCGTGTGGTCCGCGGCCAGATCCTGAGCCTGCGTGAGCAGGACTTCATGGTGGCGACTGAAGCAACCGGTATCAAGGTGTCCAGGCGGATTTTCCGTCACCTGGTCCCGAACGTGATGCCCCTGCTGATCGTGCAGGCCACCATGGGCCTGGGCGGTATCATCCTGGCCGAGGCGACCCTGAGCTTCCTGGGCCTGGGTATCAAGTATCCGCTGGCATCCTGGGGAAGCATTATCAACGCATCTTCCAATATTTATGTTATGACCAACTGCTGGCACATCTGGATCCCCGCGGGTCTGCTGATCGTGCTGACAGTTCTGGGATTCAACTTCGTGGGCGACGGCCTGCGTGACGCGTTTGATCCCAAGATGAAACGGTAA
- a CDS encoding ABC transporter ATP-binding protein, whose amino-acid sequence MHDEGNVVEFDDLHTCFFTDVGTVKAVDGVSFNVPVGKTVGIVGESGCGKSVTSLSLMQLLQRPSGQIVSGEIRLNLGDKAYDVAQMPIKAMEKIRGNVVSMIFQEPMTSLNPVFRIGFQLDEIIKLHNPELSDEDVKQRSVDAIKMVGIPDAEGIYNRYPHELSGGMRQRIVIAMALVCNPRLIIADEPTTALDVTIQAQILELLRKLKGEINASIMLITHDLGVIAEMADYVVVMYAGRVVEKGLANEVFLDPRHPYTIGLMESKPVINKTVDRLYSIPGSVPNPVNMPDYCYFRDRCEKCVEKCKGEYPPEIHVTDTHIVSCWRYLDDPNRGGNE is encoded by the coding sequence ATGCATGATGAAGGCAACGTTGTCGAATTTGACGATCTTCATACATGCTTCTTTACCGATGTTGGTACGGTGAAGGCGGTAGACGGTGTCAGCTTCAACGTGCCGGTCGGCAAGACGGTCGGTATTGTGGGCGAGAGCGGCTGCGGCAAGTCTGTGACGAGCCTGAGCCTGATGCAGCTCCTGCAGCGGCCCAGCGGACAGATCGTATCCGGTGAGATCCGGCTGAACCTGGGAGATAAGGCCTATGACGTGGCGCAGATGCCGATCAAGGCCATGGAAAAGATCCGGGGCAATGTGGTCTCCATGATCTTCCAGGAGCCCATGACGAGCCTGAATCCCGTTTTCCGCATCGGTTTCCAGCTGGATGAGATCATCAAGCTGCATAACCCGGAACTGAGCGACGAGGACGTGAAGCAGCGCTCTGTGGACGCCATCAAGATGGTGGGCATCCCGGACGCTGAAGGCATTTACAACCGTTATCCGCATGAACTGAGCGGCGGTATGCGCCAGCGTATCGTGATCGCCATGGCGCTGGTATGCAACCCGCGGCTGATCATCGCGGATGAACCCACGACAGCGCTGGACGTGACCATCCAGGCCCAGATCCTTGAACTGCTTCGGAAACTGAAAGGCGAGATCAACGCGTCCATCATGCTGATCACCCATGACCTGGGCGTGATCGCGGAGATGGCGGACTACGTGGTTGTCATGTATGCCGGCCGCGTGGTGGAAAAAGGACTGGCCAATGAAGTGTTCCTGGATCCCCGCCATCCCTATACGATCGGCCTGATGGAATCCAAACCCGTGATCAACAAGACAGTGGACCGGCTTTATTCCATTCCGGGTTCCGTTCCGAATCCCGTGAATATGCCGGACTACTGCTATTTCCGTGACCGTTGTGAAAAGTGTGTCGAAAAGTGCAAGGGAGAGTACCCGCCGGAAATCCATGTGACCGACACGCATATCGTCAGCTGCTGGCGGTATCTTGACGATCCGAATCGAGGTGGCAACGAATGA
- a CDS encoding ABC transporter ATP-binding protein — translation MSEASTNVLEVRNLCKYFPIKAGLFGRVVGHVHAVEDVSFTLKRGTTMGLVGESGCGKTTVGKTLLNLTPKTSGEVIFNGNVHLDQLSSKQLREFRPKIQIIFQDPYASLSPRLPVGEIIGEAVREHHIVPDNELDAYVSRIMKSCGLFDYQKDRYPHEFSGGQRQRICIARAIALNPDFIVCDEPVSALDVSIQAQIINLLEDLQKEFNLTYLFISHDLSVVQHISDTVGVMYLGNMVEFADKKEIFANPLHPYTKALFSAIPIPDPTVKMNRIILEGSIPSPANPPSGCKFHTRCKECRGVCSQKAPRVMDMGNGHTVACHIYDPESGYDKEEA, via the coding sequence ATGAGTGAAGCGAGCACAAACGTTCTGGAGGTTCGCAACCTCTGCAAATATTTCCCGATTAAGGCCGGTCTTTTCGGCCGCGTTGTGGGCCACGTGCACGCGGTGGAGGATGTTTCCTTTACCCTGAAGCGCGGCACCACGATGGGTCTGGTGGGTGAATCCGGCTGCGGCAAGACCACGGTCGGCAAGACACTGCTGAATTTGACTCCCAAGACCAGCGGGGAAGTGATCTTCAACGGAAATGTCCATCTGGACCAGTTGTCTTCAAAACAGCTGCGTGAATTCAGGCCGAAGATTCAGATCATTTTCCAGGATCCCTATGCCAGCCTGTCCCCCCGTCTGCCTGTCGGTGAGATCATCGGCGAAGCGGTGCGGGAGCATCACATTGTTCCGGACAACGAGCTGGATGCTTATGTTTCCCGGATCATGAAGAGCTGCGGCCTGTTTGATTACCAGAAGGACCGCTATCCGCATGAGTTCTCCGGCGGACAGCGCCAGAGGATCTGTATTGCCCGTGCTATCGCGCTGAATCCCGACTTTATCGTCTGCGATGAGCCGGTATCCGCGCTGGACGTTTCGATCCAGGCACAGATCATCAACCTGCTGGAAGACCTGCAGAAGGAATTCAACCTGACTTATCTGTTCATCAGCCATGACCTTTCCGTGGTGCAGCACATCTCCGACACGGTAGGCGTGATGTACCTCGGCAACATGGTTGAGTTTGCCGATAAGAAAGAGATCTTCGCAAACCCGCTGCATCCCTATACCAAGGCCCTGTTCAGCGCTATCCCGATCCCGGATCCCACGGTGAAGATGAACCGGATCATCCTGGAGGGAAGCATTCCTTCCCCGGCGAACCCGCCGAGCGGATGCAAGTTCCATACCCGCTGCAAAGAATGCCGCGGAGTATGCAGCCAGAAGGCACCGCGGGTGATGGACATGGGCAACGGACACACTGTGGCCTGCCATATTTATGACCCGGAGAGCGGATATGACAAAGAAGAAGCCTGA